From a single Mycosarcoma maydis chromosome 2, whole genome shotgun sequence genomic region:
- a CDS encoding 40S ribosomal protein uS17 yields the protein MSNVELGVQTEKAFQKQPIFQNSKAALKTRDRRWYKDVGLGFKTPRAAIDGTYIDKKCPWTGLVSIRGRILTGKVVSTKMTRTIIIRREYLHFVPKYSRYEKRHKNVAAHVSPAFRVQVGDTVTIGQCRPLSKTVRFNVLKVAKNKSAEKAAKQFGRF from the exons ATGtccaacgtcgagctcggtgtCCAGACCGAAAAGGCTTTCCAGAAGCAGCCCATCTTCCAGAACTCCAAGGCTGCTCTCAAAACCCGCGACCGCCGATGGTACAAAGATGTCGGTCTTGGCTTCAAGACCCCCCGTGCCGCCATTGACGGTACCTACATTG ACAAGAAGTGCCCTTGGACTggtctcgtctcgatccgTGGCCGTATCCTGACTGGCAAGGTCGTGTCGACCAAGATGACCCGTACCATCATCATTCGACGAGAGTACCTTCACTTTGTCCCCAAGTACTCGCGATACGAGAAGCGCCACAAGAACGTTGCCGCCCACGTTTCGCCTGCTTTCCGTGTCCAGGTTGGCGACACTGTCACCATCGGCCAGTGCCGTCCTCTCTCCAAGACTGTTCGTTTCAACGTGCTCAAGGTTGCCAAGAACAAGTCGGCTGAGAAGGCTGCTAAGCAGTTCGGTCGCTTCTAA
- a CDS encoding putative D-lactate dehydrogenase, with translation MLTATPRVSATGRTLAKLLRPAAVETGALRPVASALPRCFGTSASVASINTTHLTPHTICASRFRRRQGRFAPGRGLATVVRSDLYASITSADVEAFAKIVPSPSQILTTVAPEAGSAASYQTVDPNELDTFNNDWMNKYHGKSRLVLKPKTTKEVSKIMKYCHSNNIAVVPQGGNTGLVGGGVPVFDEVVLQLGGLNQIRSFDEVAGTLVCDAGCILESLDNYIAEKGYMMPLDLGAKGSCHIGGNVATNAGGLRFLRYGSLHGNVLGLEVVLPDGTIMDNLSTLRKDNTGFDLKQLFIGSEGTIGVITGVSIITPRRPSAVNVAVFALDSYEAVQTVFGQVKKHCGEILSAFEFFDQTSFDVVQKHATAHVRDPFEARHPFYVLIETSGSNKDHDDEKLQVLLEHLMEEGMIQDGVLAQDETQLQGLWALRESIPEAAGKMGKVFKYDLSMPIDKMYKLVLDMRQRFEEHGIHGQDKDVGAVCGYGHIGDGNLHINIVAKSYDEKIENIIEPYIYEWTSQVKGSVSAEHGLGLMKATKIGYSKTPESIEYMKKIKHLFDPKGILNPYKYIQI, from the coding sequence ATGCTTACCGCCACACCAAGAGTATCTGCCACAGGGCGGACACTCGCCAAGCTGTTGCGACCTGCTGCCGTTGAAACCGGTGCACTTCGACCCGTCGCGTCGGCACTTCCACGATGCTTCGGTACCTCTGCTTCTGTTGCTTCGATCAACACGACGCACCTCACTCCGCACACCATCTGCGCCTCGCGTtttcgtcgacgccaaggACGTTTTGCGCCTGGTCGAGGCTTGGCTACCGTCGTCCGCTCTGATCTCTATGCCAGTATCACTTCGGCCGACGTCGAGGCATTCGCCAAAATCGTTCCTTCTCCCTCGCAGATTCTCACAACAGTTGCGCCCGAAGCCGGGTCTGCTGCTTCGTACCAGACGGTCGACCCGAACGAGCTCGACACATTCAATAATGACTGGATGAACAAGTACCACGGCAAATCCCGATTGGTGCTCAAGCCCAAGACGACAAAGGAAGTCTCCAAGATCATGAAGTACTGTCATAGCAACAACATTGCCGTCGTTCCGCAGGGTGGAAACACGGGTCTTGTTGGAGGTGGTGTGCCCGTCTTTGACGAGGTCGTACTTCAGCTTGGTGGTCTCAACCAGATTCGTTCGTTTGACGAGGTTGCAGGTACGCTCGTCTGCGATGCAGGCTGCATCCTCGAGAGCTTGGACAATTACATTGCTGAAAAGGGATACATGATGCCACTCGACCTGGGAGCAAAGGGCTCGTGTCACATTGGAGGCAACGTGGCCACCAATGCTGGTGGTCTCCGATTCTTGCGCTACGGCAGCTTGCACGGCAACGtgctcggtctcgaggTCGTCCTCCCTGACGGAACCATCATGGACAACTTGTCGACCCTCCGCAAGGACAACACCGGCTTTGATCTTAAGCAGCTTTTCATCGGCTCCGAGGGAACCATTGGTGTCATCACAGGTGTCTCGATCATCACTCCCCGTCGACCGTCGGCTGTCAACGTGGCCGTGTTTGCGCTCGACTCGTACGAAGCGGTGCAGACAGTCTTTGGACAAGTTAAGAAGCACTGCGGTGAGATTTTATCCGCATTCGAGTTCTTCGATCAAACCTCATTCGACGTTGTTCAAAAGCACGCCACCGCACATGTACGTGACCCCTTTGAGGCTCGCCACCCGTTCTACGTGCTCATCGAGACCAGCGGGTCCAACAAAGACCACGACGATGAGAAGCTCCAAGTTCTCCTTGAGCATCTTATGGAAGAAGGCATGATTCAGGACGGCGTACTCGCTCAAGACGAGACACAACTGCAGGGCCTCTGGGCTCTACGCGAGAGCATCCCCGAAGCAGCTGGAAAGATGGGCAAAGTGTTCAAGTACGACCTTTCGATGCCGATCGATAAGATGTACAAGCTAGTGCTCGATATGCGTCAGCGCTTTGAAGAGCACGGCATCCACGGCCAAGATAAAGATGTTGGCGCCGTGTGCGGCTACGGCCACATTGGTGATGGAAATCTGCACATCAACATTGTGGCCAAATCGTACGATGAAAAAATCGAGAACATCATCGAGCCATACATTTACGAGTGGACTTCGCAAGTCAAAGGCTCGGTCAGCGCAGAGCATGGCTTAGGACTGATGAAGGCAACCAAGATCGGATACTCAAAGACACCGGAGAGCATTGAATACATGAAGAAGATCAAGCATCTCTTCGATCCAAAAGGCATCTTGAACCCCTACAAGTACATCCAGATTTAG
- a CDS encoding serine/threonine protein kinase CDC7 (related to CDC7 - protein kinase): protein MRAVLQPQNAPLQPSQSAAYINTPSRQQEPQYADPQECLKAPAAKLQPGETDAAADQVTESTDDGDDVTEDTTDPPINTSSEDARVAELIKLQEEIEELETAIDGLGDYYRIVDRLGEGTFSSVYKAIDLQHFAFDNDEWVSRGPLDPLRKGVCHVALKKIYVTSSPQRILNELSILEDLRPAEYVSYLITAFRSEDQIVAVMPYSRHRDFRDYFKEMPLGDFKYYFRCLFSALQSVHEADIMHRDIKPANFLYDPTTGHGTLCDFGLAERFEPSEWRGKCHHTCPTSEHPHGTKEINRAVDSIWFEPGKPLSGQIAPSESTASASNSLAIASTSAATSANADALAYTSKSGVMDPPPERVGYLVYDARQGVRANRAGTRGFRAPEVLFKCQDQTVAIDIWSAGVILLTLLIRRFPVFNSNDDAEALLEIAVIFGKARMETCAMLHNRTFHCNVPSVSNSGSLTDFIFRLNPDLRNPGNHPDPEQYAIDVANALDMVKSCLHVDCTRRKTAAELLQHPFLRIDPEEDEAMEQELHDQYKDWHAQDIADYYQQTGDEQYHEGEVPVDHTFDRDEEDGADEQEDGQNEEVVQLQSRRGMQGEVSETGENGSHVEIASHQQ, encoded by the coding sequence ATGCGAGCTGTGCTTCAGCCGCAGAACGCGCCTCTTCAGCCAAGTCAATCAGCAGCATACATCAACACTCCGTCGAGGCAACAGGAGCCCCAGTACGCAGATCCGCAAGAGTGCCTGAAAGCGCCCGCCGCCAAGCTACAACCTGGTGAAAcggatgcagcagcagaccaAGTTACCGAATCCACAGATGATGGAGACGACGTCACAGAGGACACCACAGATCCTCCCATAAACACGTCAAGTGAGGATGCAAGGGTAGCCGAACTCATCAAGCTCCAGGAAGAGAttgaagagctcgagaccgCCATCGACGGCCTCGGTGACTATTACCGTATCGTGGATCGGCTTGGCGAAGGCACCTTCTCATCCGTCTACAAGGCCATCGACCTCCAACATTTTGCCTTTGACAATGATGAGTGGGTTTCGCGCGGACCGCTTGATCCTTTGCGCAAAGGTGTTTGTCATGTCGCCCTCAAGAAGATCTACGTCACTTCGAGCCCGCAGCGCATCTTGAACGAGCTCTCCATCCTGGAAGACCTGCGTCCAGCCGAGTACGTCTCGTACCTCATCACCGCCTTTCGCTCCGAGGACCAGATCGTCGCCGTCATGCCCTACAGTCGACACCGTGACTTTCGCGACTACTTCAAAGAGATGCCGCTTGGCGACTTCAAATACTACTTTCGATGCCTCTTTTCGGCGCTGCAGAGCGTCCACGAGGCCGATATCATGCATCGCGACATCAAGCCCGCCAACTTTCTCTACGATCCAACCACGGGCCACGGAACACTGTGCGATTTTGGTCTGGCCGAACGCTTTGAGCCCTCCGAGTGGCGAGGAAAGTGTCACCACACATGTCCCACATCCGAGCATCCACACGGCACCAAAGAGATCAATCGAGCCGTCGATTCCATCTGGTTCGAACCAGGAAAGCCGCTTTCAGGTCAAATTGCGCCTTCGGAAAGCACAGCGTCAGCTTCCAACAGCCTTGCCATTGCGTCAACATCAGCTGCCACTTCTGCCAatgcggatgcgctcgccTATACCTCAAAGTCCGGCGTGATGGATCCACCTCCTGAACGTGTGGGCTACCTGGTCTACGATGCTCGCCAGGGTGTACGCGCCAATCGTGCCGGTACGAGAGGCTTTCGAGCTCCAGAAGTGCTCTTCAAATGCCAAGATCAGACGGTGGCTATCGATATTTGGTCGGCTGGCGTCATCCTGCTCACACTCCTGATCCGACGATTCCCTGTCTTCAACTCgaacgacgatgccgaagcTCTACTCGAAATTGCCGTCATCTTTGGCAAGGCACGTATGGAGACGTGTGCAATGCTGCACAACCGCACGTTCCATTGCAACGTCCCAAGTGTCAGCAACTCAGGCTCCCTCACCGATTTCATCTTTCGGCTGAACCCGGATCTGCGAAATCCAGGCAACCACCCTGATCCAGAGCAATACGCAATCGACGTTGCGAATGCGCTCGATATGGTCAAGTCGTGTCTACATGTCGACTGTACCCGGCGCAAGACAGCggccgagctgctgcagcatccTTTCCTCCGCATCGATCcagaagaggacgaagcgaTGGAGCAAGAACTGCATGACCAGTATAAGGACTGGCACGCACAGGATATTGCTGACTACTACCAGCAGACGGGCGATGAGCAATACCACGAAGGTGAGGTTCCTGTCGATCACACGTTTGACCgggacgaggaggatggtGCAGACGAACAAGAGGATGGGCAGAACGAAGAAGTGGTCCAACTGCAAAGTAGGCGCGGCATGCAGGGCGAGGTATCCGAGACTGGCGAGAATGGGTCGCATGTCGAAATTGCCTCGCACCAGCAATAG
- a CDS encoding uncharacterized protein (related to CLC1 - clathrin light chain), with protein sequence MAFDFGESKPSDPTADFLAREREAAGVLSDDADLFGSSNTAGIGASADDFERSATAFPALDDDGLPAASAPSGGGSAGFGFGDLDDQPAPVSISSNQRAVDDEVGKFEHNFPELDDGPSANTNGGSYHDDADDLMSARAAAPSRVIPTSVPASQPSYSYEEPTEEPEAVRQWRETQKDAIAKRDAEDERKKAEAISKAEQDIDNFYAEYNAKKEKNIAANKENEAKFHEERTRELAEGTTWDRVTKMVDLKNSQSKTIARAGPGSSDLTRMKELYLKLRREGERAPGAAGY encoded by the exons ATGGCTTTTGACTTTGGCGAGTCCAAACCGTCGGATCCTACCGCCGACTTTCTTGCtcgcgagcgcgaggcgGCTGGTGTGCTCTCGGACGACGCCGATCTGTTCGGCTCTTCCAATACGGCAGGCATAGGTGCATCCGCAGACGACTTCGAACGCTCCGCAACTGCTTTTCCTGCACTGGACGATGATGGTCTGCCTGCCGCTTCTGCTCCAAGTGGCGGTGGATCGGCTGGTTTTGGGTTCGGTGATCTCGACGACCAGCCTGCGCCGGTTTCCATTAGCTCGAACCAGCGcgctgtcgacgacgaggtgggcaAGTTCGAGCACAACTTCCCCGAACTCGATGATGGTCCTTcggccaacaccaacgGCGGTTCCTACCACGATGATGCT GACGATCTGATGAGCGCCCGTGCCGCTGCGCCTTCTCGCGTCATACCTACCTCTGTGCCAGCCTCGCAACCCAGCTACTCGTACGAAGAGCCCACCGAGGAGCCCGAAGCTGTGCGCCAATGGCGCGAGACGCAAAAGGACGCGATTGCCAAACGCGATGCCGAAGATGAACGCAAGAAGGCAGAGGCCATCTCGAAAGCCGAACAGGACATTGACAACTTCTACGCCGAATACAATGCCAAAAAGGAGAAGAACATTGCGGCCAACAAGGAAAACGAAGCCAAGTTTCACGAAGAACGAACGCGCGAATTGGCAGAGGGTACTACGTGGGATCGAGTCACCAAGATGGTCGATCTCAAGAATAGCCAGTCCAAGACGATTGCAAGGGCCGGTCCGGGTAGCAGTGACTTGACTAGGATGAAGGAGCTGTATCTCAAGTTGAGGAGAGAGGGCGAACGCGCACCTGGTGCTGCTGGGTACTGA
- a CDS encoding 40S ribosomal protein eS12 — translation MSDVEEVPQQVEEVEVAEAAPAKGAMSIEDALQEVLKKALIHDGLARGLRECAKALDRRQAHLCVLVETCNEPEYLKLIEALCNEHKIDLLKVSDPKTLGTWAGLCKIDREGNPRKVVGCSCVVVKDYGEESEGLNVLLEYFKSR, via the coding sequence ATGTCCGACGTTGAGGAGGTCCCCCAGCAGGTCGaggaggtcgaggtcgCCGAGGCTGCTCCCGCCAAGGGCGCCATGTCCATTGAGGACGCCCTTCAGGaggtgctcaagaaggCTCTCATCCACGACGGTCTCGCCCGTGGTCTGCGTGAGTGtgccaaggcgctcgaccGTCGTCAGGCCCACCTTTGCGTTCTCGTCGAGACCTGCAACGAGCCCGAGTACCTCAAGCTTATCGAGGCACTCTGCAACGAGCACAAgatcgatctgctcaaggTCTCTGACCCCAAGACTCTCGGCACCTGGGCCGGTCTCTGCAAGATCGACCGCGAGGGTAACCCCCGTAAGGTGGTCGGCTGCTCttgcgtcgtcgtcaaggACTACGGTGAGGAGTCTGAGGGTCTCAACGTCCTCCTCGAGTACTTCAAGAGCCGTTAA
- a CDS encoding putative phosphoprotein phosphatase PP4 catalytic subunit PPH3, which yields MGSDLDLQIEQLKKCQPLSETQVKELCLKAREILIEEGNVQHVDAPVTICGDIHGQFFDLMELFKHGGMCPETNYLFMGDFVDRGFYSVETFLLLLALKVRYPDRITLIRGNHESRQITQVYGFYDECVRKYGSVNVWRYCCEVFDYLALGAVVDGRVFCVHGGLSPSITTLDQIRSIDRKQEVPHDGAMCDLLWSDPDDITGWGMSPRGAGYLFGGDVVQQFAHTNDLDLIARAHQLVLEGYKLMFDQTIVTVWSAPNYCYRCGNVASILKLDDALNQKYETFDAAAQEAHGVPAKRPAPEYFL from the coding sequence ATGGGTAGCGATCTCGATCTACAAATCGAGCAACTCAAAAAATGTCAACCTCTCTCTGAAACGCAAGTCAAAGAGCTCTGTCTCAAAGCACGCGAGATCCTCATCGAAGAAGGCAATGTCCAACACGTCGATGCACCCGTGACGATATGCGGTGACATCCATGGACAGTTTTTCGACCTCATGGAGCTCTTCAAGCACGGTGGAATGTGTCCCGAGACCAACTACCTATTCATGGGCGACTTTGTCGACCGCGGCTTCTACTCTGTCGAAACGTTTCTGCTGCTATTGGCGTTGAAGGTGAGATATCCGGATCGGATCACGTTGATACGaggcaatcacgagtcgagaCAGATTACGCAGGTGTACGGCTTCTACGACGAATGCGTTCGCAAGTACGGCAGCGTTAATGTGTGGAGGTACTGTTGCGAGGTGTTTGACTATCTGGCGTTGGgagcggtggtggatggaCGAGTGTTTTGCGTTCACGGAGGGCTCTCGCCGAGTATCACTACGTTGGATCAAATCAGAAGCATCGACAGAAAGCAAGAGGTTCCTCACGACGGAGCCATGTGCGATTTGCTCTGGTCCGATCCCGACGACATCACTGGCTGGGGGATGAGTCCAAGAGGTGCAGGATATCTGTTCGGAGGCGACGTGGTACAGCAATTCGCCCACACCAACGATCTCGACCTGATCGCAAGAGCGCATCAGTTGGTGCTTGAGGGGTACAAGTTGATGTTCGACCAGACCATCGTCACGGTCTGGTCAGCACCCAACTACTGCTATCGGTGTGGTAATGTGGCGAGCATcttgaagctcgacgacgcgCTCAATCAAAAATACGAAACTTTCGACGCTGCGGCACAGGAGGCGCATGGTGTTCCCGCAAAGAGGCCGGCGCCAGAGTACTTTTTGTAA
- a CDS encoding uncharacterized protein (related to Vacuolar assembly protein VPS41), translating to MTSPEETVKLADEIRQRQAVDLHFPTFSTRGFGRRDRPALRPTPLQNDDTMTSSNDIAAVRNADDDDSHTPHEDAASADDREQPVILPDDDDEEAGNLEMDYVPSEPAQDDSNNDHETAEEPSKDPDQGLSLAAEILAAAASPGPTSPRRRTHKRRPDALKRTESTSSAGKASISSLDSLLTSPVPRRKRPSLSKGESSRDSQAEAASKKRMTVLLEGEMPESEQGLAPDVKYEDLEEDLGIDSRPKLSSTHPEDANKTTETLPQQQHSSEILAQHRVGDDLNQDDEAVESQSHESDDKDDLGSSEDEDKDEDEDEDEDEDEDEDEDEDEDEDVEPSLKYSRVKGGVSDVLKRDTASAFALSSRFMALGTHAGMIYILDIDGNLVKGFRLHTASILDLVIDNTSDFVAAASMDGLVSISALATAEQYVFDFKRPMRCISLEPNFGRKSSRAFVCGGMAGSLTQREKSWFGHKETVLDSGEGPIWTTRWRGNLIAWASDKGVRVYDTDAKQRISFISSPSKHVRGDLHRCTLYWQDDRTLLIAWADHIKVAKVKQKQSSGAIASSGSSTASNSTQNAASALVRVGVPGASTTHPQYYIEITAIFQLDCMISGIAPYGLDYLVLAYVTEDPEDSDDDDDDENQGDRSDLRTFKRREALRPELRIISRAGEELSSDVLSLTDYSRFQCNDYLLIPSIEAHAYSAALLAGRKVRQESTEASQFYVVSPKDIVISKPRDEKDHVEWLLERQRFQEALIKIEAMGRTVAMQNGFDAEEIGKKYLNWLVEEDRYSEAARVASKILGRNVTAWEDWIFLFVEKGKLGLAIPFIPTSDPTLSEVVYDMILAHFLQHDLDKLLETIKEWPSEIYSTPAVVLAIEDRLKSGEGRKSVGREKLLMECLAEIYIRNRQPGKALQYYLRLRRANVFDLIRENNLFTAVQDQALLLIEFEEDLKTRRTHQVSKHGAAIDLLVDHTYSIPIGRVIAQLDSHPRFLYMYLDALFDRDPQQVTPFCDVQVKLYAEYEAGRLMPYLRAMSSFYSFETAYAICEEHDYVPEMVFLLGRVGDNKRALSLIIERLGDVERAIDFAKEQNDDDLWEDLLGYSESRPVFIRGLLENVGAEIDPIRLIRRIKNGLEIPGLKAALIKILSDFTLQISLLEGCEAILSHDTKVLSDELQRSQLYASYVDNDSVCNVCDASLFAAKGKVGAGKRVDTYTAARQPRVVVYLCGHVHHLTCLLPPANVPAVKPNDTLSTELKCTATQAFASTPSIRQRWKRVQHSYADLEQQEALDPGPKPLGATNQISQASLELSTYGPLQRAQDAVSIFQARLRYEARLRSTLVGKKGCPTCRRDGLSMQQGGMST from the coding sequence ATGACTTCGCCTGAAGAGACtgtcaagcttgccgaTGAGATCCGTCAGAGGCAGGCAGTGGATTTGCACTTTCCGACCTTCTCAACGCGGGGCTTCGGTCGCCGAGATAGACCCGCTTTACGGCCAACGCCTCTACAGAACGATGATACCATGACAAGTAGCAATGACATCGCAGCGGTGCGCAatgctgatgatgacgacagTCATACACCGCATGAGGACGCAGCTAGTGCAGACGACCGGGAACAACCGGTGATCCTACctgacgatgacgatgaagaagcCGGCAACCTCGAGATGGACTATGTGCCATCAGAACCCGCCCAAGATGACAGCAACAACGATCACGAAACTGCCGAAGAGCCGTCGAAAGATCCAGACCAAGGTCTTTCACTGGCAGCAGAGAttttggcagcagctgcatccCCGGGGCCTACTTcgccaagacgacgaaCTCATAAACGCCGGCCTGATGCCTTAAAAAGGACAGAAAGCACGTCCTCGGCAGGCAAAGCGAGTATCAGCTCACTGGACTCACTACTTACTTCTCCCGTGCCAAGACGTAAAAGGCCTTCCTTATCTAAAGGAGAATCGAGCAGGGATTCTCAAGCTGAGGcggcgagcaagaagaggaTGACCGTGCTGCTGGAAGGCGAGATGCCAGAAAGCGAACAAGGCCTCGCCCCAGATGTCAAATACGAAGACCTGGAAGAAGACCTTGGCATCGACTCGAGGCCGAAGCTTTCTTCGACGCATCCAGAGGACGCCAATAAAACCACAGAAACCCttccacagcagcagcattcaTCAGAAATCCTCGCTCAGCACAGAGTCGGCGATGACTTGAATCAGGATGACGAAGCAGTAGAGTCGCAATCACATGAAAGCGATGACAAGGACGATCTGGGAAgctccgaggacgaggacaaagacgaagacgaagacgaagacgaagatgaagacgaagacgaagacgaagatgaagacgaagacgaagacgtgGAACCGTCCCTCAAGTATTCGCGTGTCAAAGGAGGCGTCAGTGACGTGCTCAAAAGAGACACTGCCTCCGCGTTTGCCCTTTCGTCTCGTTTCATGGCTCTCGGTACCCACGCAGGTATGATCTACAttctcgacatcgacgGCAATCTTGTCAAAGGGTTTCGCCTCCACACTGCCTCGatcctcgacctcgtcatcgacaaTACCTCCGATTTTGTTGCCGCTGCGTCAATGGATGGTCTCGTGTCCATCTCTGCCCTTGCCACTGCTGAACAGTACGTTTTCGACTTTAAGCGACCTATGAGgtgcatctcgctcgaacCCAACTTTGGACGCAAATCATCCCGCGCGTTTGTTTGTGGCGGCATGGCAGGATCGCTAACGCAGCGGGAAAAGAGTTGGTTCGGCCACAAGGAGACGGTACTTGACTCGGGCGAGGGTCCGATCTGGACGACACGATGGAGGGGCAATCTAATCGCCTGGGCGAGTGACAAGGGTGTACGAGTCTACGACACTGATGCTAAGCAGAGGATCAGCTTCATCAGTTCGCCCAGTAAACATGTACGTGGAGATCTGCATCGATGCACACTCTACTGGCAGGATGATCGCACTCTTCTGATCGCATGGGCCGATCACATCAAGGTAGCTAAGgtcaagcagaagcagtcCTCAGGCGCAATAGCATCTTCAGGTTCCAGCACTGcgtccaactcgacgcAGAACGCAGCATCCGCGCTCGTCAGGGTTGGCGTTCCGGGAGCTAGTACAACGCATCCGCAGTACTATATCGAGATTACAGCCATTTTTCAGCTGGACTGCATGATATCGGGCATCGCGCCGTACGGACTCGACTATCTGGTACTCGCGTACGTCACTGAAGATCCGGAAGACTcggatgatgatgatgatgacgagaaTCAAGGGGATCGCTCGGACCTTCGAACATTCAAACGCCGTGAGGCTTTGCGTCCAGAGCTGAGAATCATCAGTCGTGCTGGCGAGGAGTTGAGCTCGGACGTTCTCAGCCTCACCGATTATTCACGCTTCCAGTGCAATGACTACTTGCTAATCCCCTCTATTGAGGCGCATGCGTACTCGGCGGCGCTGCTCGCGGGACGCAAAGTCAGACAGGAATCCACGGAAGCGTCCCAGTTCTATGTCGTCAGCCCGAAGGACATTGTCATTTCCAAGCCGCGCGACGAGAAGGACCACGTCGAGTggctgctcgagcgacaGCGCTTCCAGGAAGCGCtgatcaagatcgaagcCATGGGCCGTACAGTAGCAATGCAGAACGGGTTTGATGCGGAAGAGATCGGCAAGAAATACCTCAACTGGCTTGTAGAGGAAGATCGATATTCAGAAGCGGCGAGGGTTGCCAGCAAGATTCTTGGTCGCAACGTCACAGCATGGGAAGACTGGATCTTTCTCTTTGTGGAAAAAGGCAAGCTTGGGTTGGCTATTCCGTTCATTCCGACATCAGACCCAACGCTGAGCGAGGTGGTCTATGATATGATTCTCGCCCACTTTCTGCAACACGATCTGGACAAGCTTCTGGAGACGATCAAAGAATGGCCGAGCGAGATCTATTCGACTCCCGCGGTTGTGCTTGCGATCGAAGACCGACTCAAGTCTGGCGAGGGTCGGAAATCAGTGGGCAGGGAGAAGCTGCTGATGGAGTGTCTGGCCGAGATCTACATCCGCAATCGACAACCAGGCAAGGCGCTACAGTACTACCTACGACTACGCCGAGCCAATGTGTTTGATCTCATCCGCGAGAACAACTTGTTCACCGCAGTGCAAGACCAGgcattgctgctgatcgaaTTCGAAGAGGATCTCAAGACTCGACGAACGCATCAAGTCTCCAAGCACGGTGCGGCAATCGACCTACTCGTCGACCACACCTATTCGATCCCCATCGGCCGCGTTATCGCACAACTGGACTCCCATCCACGCTTCCTGTACATGTACCTCGATGCGCTCTTCGACCGAGACCCGCAACAAGTGACGCCCTTCTGCGATGTTCAGGTCAAGCTGTATGCCGAGTACGAAGCTGGTCGACTGATGCCGTACCTTCGTGCCATGTCGTCGTTCTACAGCTTTGAAACGGCTTATGCCATCTGTGAGGAGCACGACTACGTTCCCGAAATGGTCTTCCTACTTGGAAGGGTAGGCGACAACAAGCGCGCACTCTCACTCATCATCGAGCGACTGGGCGATGTGGAACGAGCGATCGACTTCGCCAAGGAGCAGAACGACGATGATCTGTGGGAAGATCTGCTGGGCTATTCCGAATCTCGACCTGTCTTCATCCGAGGCCTGCTTGAAAATGTTGGTGCCGAGATTGACCCGATCCGACTGATCAGGCGCATCAAGAACGGGTTGGAGATCCCTGGGCTAAAAGCGGCGCTGATCAAGATCCTGTCGGATTTCACGCTGCAGATCAGCTTGTTGGAAGGGTGCGAGGCGATCCTCAGCCACGATACAAAGGTGTTGTCCGACGAGTTGCAGAGGTCGCAGTTGTACGCGAGCTACGTGGACAATGATTCGGTTTGCAATGTGTGCGATGCAAGCCTGTTTGCCGCCAAGGGCAAGGTGGGTGCAGGAAAACGTGTGGATACATATACCGCGGCCAGACAGCCAAGGGTGGTGGTATATTTATGTGGGCACGTTCATCACTTGACGTGTCTTCTGCCACCTGCGAATGTGCCTGCGGTGAAACCGAATGATACGCTGTCGACGGAACTCAAGTGCACTGCAACTCAGGCGTTTGCAAGCACCCCGAGCATCAGGCAGCGTTGGAAGCGCGTACAACACTCGTATGCTGACTTGGAGCAACAAGAGGCATTGGATCCAGGTCCAAAGCCACTCGGTGCGACAAATCAGATCTCACAAGCCTCGCTGGAGCTGTCCACCTACGGACCGCTCCAGCGTGCCCAAGATGCCGTATCAATCTTCCAAGCGCGGCTGAGATACGAAGCGAGACTTCGGTCGACGCTGGTCGGTAAAAAAGGCTGTCCTACCTGTCGCAGGGACGGACTGAGTATGCAGCAGGGTGGTATGTCGACATGA